From Geomonas agri, one genomic window encodes:
- a CDS encoding cbb3-type cytochrome c oxidase subunit 3, with protein sequence MDSASIYYLGVTLILFLVFAAIVARTYSRKYREKGEAPKFRMMDDDKPSDENKGGRDVRRK encoded by the coding sequence ATGGACAGTGCCAGCATCTACTACCTGGGGGTGACCCTTATCCTGTTCCTGGTTTTCGCCGCCATCGTGGCGCGCACCTACAGCCGCAAGTACCGGGAAAAGGGGGAAGCACCCAAGTTCCGCATGATGGACGACGACAAACCGAGCGACGAGAACAAAGGAGGACGCGATGTCCGACGAAAATAA
- a CDS encoding c-type cytochrome, which translates to MSDENKEYDGIRYRAEKSSPLVFRILYFGLWAWGIIFMAYYLFSGWTSYGEFAEIKKAKEARLAVQQEKGTASQAVPANKEIKSTNLAAEGKKEFAEKCAACHGADGKGGIGPNLTAKQYKFGKTAPEVTTSISDGRPGGMPGFKNELSGDKIQGLVQYVLSL; encoded by the coding sequence ATGTCCGACGAAAATAAAGAGTACGACGGCATCAGGTACCGGGCGGAAAAAAGCTCCCCGCTGGTGTTCAGGATCCTGTACTTCGGACTGTGGGCCTGGGGGATTATCTTCATGGCCTACTACCTGTTCAGCGGCTGGACTTCCTACGGCGAGTTCGCCGAGATCAAGAAGGCCAAGGAGGCGCGCCTCGCCGTTCAGCAGGAGAAGGGAACCGCCAGCCAGGCAGTCCCGGCCAACAAGGAAATCAAGAGCACCAACCTTGCCGCCGAAGGGAAGAAGGAGTTCGCCGAGAAGTGCGCGGCCTGCCACGGCGCCGACGGCAAGGGGGGCATCGGCCCCAACCTGACCGCCAAGCAGTACAAGTTCGGCAAGACCGCGCCCGAGGTGACCACGAGCATCAGTGACGGGCGCCCAGGCGGCATGCCCGGCTTCAAGAACGAGCTCTCCGGTGACAAGATCCAGGGGCTGGTACAGTACGTCCTTTCGCTTTGA